In Aquificaceae bacterium, the genomic stretch TGTAGAGGCTAAAGCCGAGAATTCCTGTAGGTAGAAAGGCAATCGCTATCCTCTTCCAAAGCTCAAGGTCTGTAAGAAACCTCCTCCAATAGAGAAAAACCACCGCCAGTATTGAGCCAAGCTGTATGGAAATCTCAAAGCTCTTGGTAAAAGTGTTGTGAGGTATGCCAAGAAGATGGGCGGTGAGGATAAGATGTCCTGTGGAGGAGACGGGCAGGAACTCCGTAAGTCCCTCCACCACCCCCAATATAAAGGCTTGACTTATCTCCATCATAACACCTCCGCATATATTCCCTTTAGATATAGGGTATTAGGCATCTGCAAGACCCATGGATGGTCAAGGTCTTGAAAGCTCTCTGCCACAATACGAACCTGCCTTCTTGTATCTTTGCCTGCGGATGCGAGCACTTCTAAAAGATGCTCCCTTGTTATATGAAAGGAACAGGAGTATATGGCTAAGTAGCCACCGGGTTTTGTAAGGTGCAAGCCTCTCACTAAAAGCTCCTTATAACCTCGCAGGGCGTTTGGAACGGACGCTCTATTCTTTGCAAAGGAAGGTGGGTCTATTACCACAAGGTCAAATTTTCTTCCTTCCTTATGAAACTGCCTAAGCAAGTCAAAGGCGTTTGCCTCTATCCACTCTATGCCTTCAATTTTGTTTAGCTCTGCGTTTTTCTTTGCAATTTCAAGGGCAAGCTCAGAGATATCCACCGCTATAACCTTCCCTGCACCCGCCTTTTTCATACTAAGGGCAAAGCCTCCCGTATGGCAAAAAACATCAAGACACTCATCCCCCGGACGAACAAAGCTCCTTATGAGCCTTCTTGCCCACCTTTGGTCAAGGAAAAAGCCGGTTTTTTGTCCCTGAGGGATGTTGACTATAAACTCAAGGTCATGTTCCCAAATTATGACCTCCTCTGGCACTTCTCCGTATATAACACCTCCCTTTTCTCTAAAGCCTTCCGCAGAGGCTACATACTCGTCAGTTTTTTCGTAAATACCCTTAGGTTTCAAAAGGTCAATAAGTGCAGGAATTACCCAGTCTCTTAGCTTATTCATCCCGTAGGTGGTAAACTCCACCACCACATATTCGCCATATACGTCCACCACAAGACCGGGCAAGAGGTCTCCCTCCGAGTGGACAAGCCTGTAGGCGTTGCTGTTTATGTTTAACCTCCTTCTATACTCAAGGGCTTGCTGTAGCCTTTTTCTTATGAGCTCCTGATTGATTGGCTCTTCCTTGTCAAAGGACAGTATCCTTATGCTTATGTTGGCGGAAGGGTTTATATAGCCATAGCCAAGAAACTTACCTCCAAAGTCCCTTACTACCACAAGGTCTCCCTTTTGAGGTGGTTTAGAGTATCCTATAATCTCTGGTCTATATACCCAAGGGAAAAAGCCTCTTATCTTTTCCTCTACACCTGGCTTTACCCTAACCTGTATCATTCGTATTGAACTAACATCCTCCTTGCCACTTCCTTAGCCTTTTCCTTTCCTACGAGCCTTTCTGCAAGCCTTAGACCAAACTCAAGGGCTGTGCCTGGTCCTTGACTGGTTATCACATTCTCATCCTCTACCACTGGGTTGTCCACAAACTGAGCGGGCTTAATCTCTTCCACAAGGGTGGGATACACGGTTGCCTTCTTGCCTTCAAGAACACCAAACTTTGCCAAAGCGGTAGGCGCTGCACAGATAGCACCGATGAGCTTTTTCTTTTCCTGCATAGCCTTTATGAGCCTTTCCACCCTTGGGTCTTGTT encodes the following:
- a CDS encoding DJ-1 family glyoxalase III translates to MPKVAIILAEGFEEMEAVAPIDVLRRAGVEVIIAGLSSEPVASARGVKIVPDATIDQLNAEELDLVILPGGAGGVEKLKQDPRVERLIKAMQEKKKLIGAICAAPTALAKFGVLEGKKATVYPTLVEEIKPAQFVDNPVVEDENVITSQGPGTALEFGLRLAERLVGKEKAKEVARRMLVQYE
- a CDS encoding class I SAM-dependent rRNA methyltransferase; this translates as MIQVRVKPGVEEKIRGFFPWVYRPEIIGYSKPPQKGDLVVVRDFGGKFLGYGYINPSANISIRILSFDKEEPINQELIRKRLQQALEYRRRLNINSNAYRLVHSEGDLLPGLVVDVYGEYVVVEFTTYGMNKLRDWVIPALIDLLKPKGIYEKTDEYVASAEGFREKGGVIYGEVPEEVIIWEHDLEFIVNIPQGQKTGFFLDQRWARRLIRSFVRPGDECLDVFCHTGGFALSMKKAGAGKVIAVDISELALEIAKKNAELNKIEGIEWIEANAFDLLRQFHKEGRKFDLVVIDPPSFAKNRASVPNALRGYKELLVRGLHLTKPGGYLAIYSCSFHITREHLLEVLASAGKDTRRQVRIVAESFQDLDHPWVLQMPNTLYLKGIYAEVL